One genomic window of Haliotis asinina isolate JCU_RB_2024 chromosome 4, JCU_Hal_asi_v2, whole genome shotgun sequence includes the following:
- the LOC137281665 gene encoding myosin essential light chain, striated adductor muscle-like produces the protein MSMSREEREELEDVREVFDLFDFWDGRDGLIDAVKVGDLLRCMGLNPTLAQSEKLGGTKATGQKQYAFEEVLSIFKQAKNEKEKGTYRAYVEAFKSFDREGQGYISLAEMNNMLTAMGERLPDESVSEILRLTDTREDIEGNLKYEEFIKKVMKGPDGQEDVI, from the exons ATGTTAGGGAGGTGTTCGATCTGTTCGATTTCTGGGACGGTCGTGATGGTCTAATCGACGCGGTCAAGGTCGGGGACCTTCTCCGGTGCATGGGCCTGAACCCAACGTTAGCCCAGTCAGAGAAGCTTGGAGGTACCAAGGCTACAG GGCAGAAACAGTACGCTTTCGAGGAGGTGCTCTCTATCTTCAAACAGGCCAAAAACGAAAAAGAGAAGGGGACATACCGCGCCTACGTTGAGGCGTTCAAGTCTTTCGACAGGGAGGGCCAAGGCTACATCTCCCTTGCTGAAATGAACAACATGCTCACAGCgatgg GCGAGCGATTACCCGACGAGTCTGTCAGTGAAATCCTCAGGCTAACGGATACCAGAGAGGACATCGAAGGGAATCTGAAATACGAAG AGTTCATCAAGAAAGTCATGAAAGGACCTGACGGACAAGAGGACGTCATCTAA